The genomic interval CCAATGCGATGATGTTTTTGAGTGACCCTCCGATCTCCACTCCCACCATATCGGGATTGGTGTAGACGCGGAAATACGGATTGATCAGATAAGACTGCGCCATCTCTGCCGTTTGTTGCCGTTCGGATGAAACCACGACAGTCGTGGGCGATTTTTTTGCCACTTCCTCCGCATGGCTCGGTCCCGACAATACCGTGATCTTCTCCCGAAGCGCGGTTGGCAGTTCCTCCTTCAACACTTCCGACATCCGTTTGAGCGAATCCAGTTCAAATCCTTTCGACGCATGGACAATCAAGGCGTCCTTCCGCAAATGGGGTGCCGCCGCACGCGCCACTTCACGCATTGACTGAGACGGAATCACGAAAAGCACCATCTCCCGGTCGCGTATCGCTTCTTGGATCGACATGGTGGCACGCACGGACCGGGGTAAACGCACATCCGGTATGTATCGGGAATTGCGGTGCTGTTCATTGATTTCCCGCACCGTCGATTCCCGTCGGGCCCATATGATCACTTCAAAACCATTGTCCGCCAATACCGTCGCCAGGACAGTTCCCCAACTGCCTGCTCCCAGCACGGCGGCCGTTTTCTTTGACATGCACTTCCCTCCATCCGATCATTCCTATCGTCGTTCCTTTGATCCCAACCGGCGTTCGGTTCCGGCAAGCAACGAGCGTATATTGCGGGAATGACGGATGACGGCCAGCAGTGCGATCACCAGACTCACCGTAAAGTAAGGAGAAGGATACCCGATCCAGCCGATCATGATCGGCAAACCGACCACGAAGATCAAGGAGCCGAGCGATACGTAACGCGTCAAAACGATCGAGGCGATGGCGAAAATCCCGGAAATCAGCGCTGCCTGAAAAGTCAGAACCGCCATCACCCCGATGGTGGTTGCAATACCCTTTCCACCGCGAAAGCCCAGGAATATCGGCCAATTATGCCCCACAATCGCCGCCAAGCCGGACAAGATCATGGCGGCAGGGGAGCCGTCTAACCAGTACCCCAAACCGACTGCCAGCATTCCCTTCACACCGTCCAGCAGAAATACCAGGACAGCCGGTCCTTTCCCCACTACGCGCAACGTATTGGTGGCTCCCGCATTGCCACTGCCATATTGCCGGATATCAATCCCCTTTGCCAAGCGTACGATTACATAACTGAAACTGATGGAACCGATGAGATAAGACAACAATACTGCCAGGCCAATCATGATCGTCTCCCCTCAAGCCACGAGTTTCCTCTCGTTCTATTCGTTCCTTTTACGCAACAACAATCGTAAGGGCGTTCCGTGGAAACCGAACGCTTCGCGCAACCGATTTTCCAGATACCTTTGATAGCTGAAATGCGCCAACTCGGGATCATTGACAAACAACACGAATGTCGGCGGTTTCACGGATACCTGGGTGCCGTACAAAATCCGCAGACGCTTCCCTTTGTCCGACGGCGGTGGTGTCGTCAGTACCGCATCGGTCAACACTTCGTTCAGCACGGAAGTGGACACGCGCATCGCATGTTGCTCGGCGACCTCATTCACCATCGGCAGAATCGTGTGCACCCGCCGCTTTGTTTTGGCGGAGACGAACAGGCTGGGCGCATAATCCATAAAGTGGAACTCATCCCGAATCTCCCTGCGAAAACGGTCCATCGTCTTGTCATCTTTTTCGACCGCGTCCCACTTGTTCACCACGAAAATGGATGCCCGTCCCGCTTCATGCGCATAACCGGCAATCCGCTTGTCCTGCTCGGCAATTCCGCGCTCCCCATCCAACACCACCAGTACGACGTCGGAACGTTCGATCGCCTTGAGCGCGCGCAACACGCTGTACTTCTCCGTGGTTTCGTACACTCGTCCTTTTTTGCGCATACCGGCTGTATCGATCAGAACATATTTTTGCCCGTCCCGCTCAAACGGCGTGTCGATCGCATCCCGGGTGGTACCCGCCACCGGACTGACAATCACCCGTTCTTCCCCCAAGATCGCATTGACCAACGACGATTTGCCGACGTTGGGCCGGCCGATCAAACAGACGCGGATCGTGTCTTCATCATACACTTCCTCTTCCAAATCGGGGAACAACTCGACGATGCGGTCCAGTAAATCACCTGTCCCTGTACCATGCAGGGCGGAGATCGGAAACACATCTCCAAATCCCATTTGGTAAAAATCATAGATCACTTCCCGATGGTTGGGATGATCCACCTTGTTCACCCCGACGACCACAGGCTTGTTGGAACGATGAAGCAGGCGCGCCACTTCTTCGTCGGTTGCGGTCATCCCTGCCTGACCGTCGACGAGAAACAGAATGACGTGTGCCTCTTCGATCGCCAACTCGGCTTGGTGTCGGATATGGTCCAACATCTCGTCATCGCCGCCAAACTCCAGTCCACCGGTGTCAATCAGGTGGAAGGAGCGCCCGTTCCATTCTCCGCGGCAATAGATCCGGTCACGGGTGATCCCCGGTTTATCTTCCACGATGGCGATTCTTTCCCCTGCTATCCGATTGAAAATGGTCGATTTCCCCACATTGGGCCGACCCACAATCGCTACTACTGGCAAACTCATCTGCTACCTCTCCTCAAATCGTACAAATCCGAACCTGTCAGCCAGACATACCTTATCTTATCCGTAAAACCACGATTAATCAACCAGAAAAGCGGCCTGAACCGCTTTCTCCCACCCTTGGGGCGACGTTTTCCGGTCCAGTGGCCGCTCGCGGAAAGCCGTCCACTCATTACTCTGATCGGTGAACGATCGGGCACACCCCGGTCAAGTTCCCCGCTTCTCCCGCCCCATGCAACTGCCGTTTCACCTGTTTCACCAAATCGACCAACGTCGGGTAACTGCGTGTGATCCCCCAAGCTGCGATCGGTCGGCCGATGATGCGGATGCCATAACGCCGGGACAATGCTCCGCCCACTTTGGTCATCATTGTAATACACCTCAACGCGCCGACAAAGTGAAAGGACTCAGGATCGGCACCCGCCAGCACCAAGATCGATTTGATCGTTTGAAGCGCTGCCGCGGGCTGGCCGCCCAAGCCCATCGTATATACGCGAAATCCTTTTTCGTCCTTTCCCTTGTAAAAAAGAGACCCGAGATGACGGTCATCGGATCGGTCGAAATCGGGTAATGCCATAATCTCTCGCACACCGGGAACCCGTGAATCCGGCAGTCTCCCCAAATGAATCGCTGCGGCGATCACGGATGAATGTGCACTGCCGTAACAATGATAGATGATGTTCACCGTTTCAGCTCCTTTGCCACCTGCGGGAACAGACGCGGTACTTGTTTTTCCAGTTCATGCCACGACCGCACCCGTGGACTGCGGGATATCAAAAGGATCATCTCCCAATCCAGAGGAGAAGACCCGACCAGCGGCAGGAAATAATGGATTGCCCTTTTGACAACCTTCCCGTTTTGCCTGACCCCACCGAAAAACAGCGCATAACCGTCCTCATTTGAGCCTGCCGGCCACAACCGACCCACCTGCGCCCAATCCATGCCGGTTTTTCGTCCCCATGCCACGACATCTGCGGGAACCCCATCTTTCCGCCAGCGATGGGCGTCCCCGTAAGCCGCTATCAGCGCAGCGGCTCCGTCATCCTCACTGAGATAAATCCTCCTCTTCATGAATGCCTCACGACGATCACGGTCTCCGGCTCCAGTTCATGCGCCATACCGTCCAATATGTTGGCCAGAGTCGCACTGAAGTGCTGCACCTCTTCCGTTGATTGTGCCAAAAAAACGGGAACCGCACCATTGCCCATTCGGTCCGGTTTACAGGAGACGACAGCCAATATGGATTGTGAAATGGTGATATCGATCATGACAATCCCCTCCCGCCCGACGCAGTGTTGCGATGCCGGGCCTCCATCGGCATGCGGATGGCGCTCTCCAGCACGGGTACACGAGCCACGGCATCGATGACTTTCTGCTCATCCTTTTCATGCGGCAACACCAGAATTCCCAATCGACCGTCTTCCAGCTTCCGTTTGGCGATCGGCACCAATCCGGCATCCCCGGTATCGCGGTAGACCCCCAGTGTGGCCGAAACATCGTGCAGAATCGCCTGTCGTTGTCCCAAGTTGGCCAATGTCACCACACTGACGTCATTCAGCGGCCGAACCACCACCCCCACCCCGTGTCGTTCGATTCGTTCCCGATCCCCTTTCAGCCCCACGTTCATCAAATGAATGTCGTCCACAAACAGGTTGGCCCCCTCCCAACGCAGGTTTCCGAGGCGAATTTCGGCAATTTCCCGCAGGACTTTCCCGGTGCGCAGGCGGGCTGCCACGAGGATCATGACCAATCCCGCGATGACGCCACCGTACCAGCGATGGCTGATCACCACGACGAGGGAAGTGATAAACGATGAAAAAATGACCAAATAGTTTCGCCCTTCAAATACCATGGCGATTCCCTCGATATAGGAAGAGCCGCGAGGCACCAGTTCCATTTGATCCAGTTTGGACATCGTTTCCCGTTCCATATTGCGAACTTCGCGAAATTGTTGTGCTGCCAGAGCCAAAAACGTGATGGCCGTATAGTTGCGATCCAACAATGCGGGGACAGCGACGGCGCCCATACCGGCGGCGATCAGCCCCAACGACAAATGCATCACGTGCCCGTGCGGGTATGTGGGGTAGTGCCGATAATCGGTCCGCAACATCAACAGCCGTGTCACAAAGCCGGCCATCACACCGATGATCACCGCCCACGTATACAGGTCCAAACGCATCATCTTTTCTATCATCCAATCCCAACCTCCCCGTCCTGATCAACGCGTTGTTCGAAACAGCCGCACACGAACCCAGTCGGTCGTTGATTTCCCGCACAGATGCACGGTCAACCATCCCGCCAAGAAAAGCACCACCGTATCCATCCATGCCCCGTTTCCGATTTGAAGCGGCCGAAACATCTGGCGATGAAGGATCAACCAAATTCCATCCGCTAAAAACAGTCCGCCCAGTACAGCAACTGTTCGATCAATCCAGTTTTTGTGCCCCGTCCACAGAAGCAACCACAGCAACCCCAACATGATCCCATGGAGCCAGAATCCTGTAAAAGACGGACGCGTCCAAGACCATTCCCTGATCAGAAAAAAAACCACACCGGCCATTGCCATACTGTTCAACAGCTTTCCCCATGCGCGACGGTCGCTTTTGGTCAATAACACCAAAAATCCAGCCGCCAACCACAACCAGGACAATTGAACATGCACATCCGGCGTGATTTGCACTTCCAACGGGAATACCAGCCCCCATGACAACAACCATCTGCGGAATCGTATCGGATCTTGCACATGGAATGCTTGGTGGATCTGCGGCAACCAGCCGGTGACTGATAAAATCCAAACGGTCCAGACGCATAGTTGCGCCGGAATACCCGGTGCCAATGTCAAAACGCTCCTTTGTCATAAAAAAATGATTCCATCTCACTGTATCATGTAGTATGCGCCTTGATCCGTTTTTTAGCATGAAAAAACCGGCGAACTTGAAAGTTCGCCGGTTTTCGGTCCATGTCCGGAAAACTTATTTCAAGCGGCGGAGTTGGTCACCGAACACGTCGCCCAACGTGACATTCAATCCGCCGTTATTGTTGTTGCGGTCAACGTTTTGCAGTTCTTTGCGCGCTTCTTCCTGTTCGGCATCCTTGATGCTGAGGCTGATCCGTTTTTGTTCCGGCATCATATCCAGCACCTTGACGCGCACCTCTTGTCCCTCTTCCAATACTTCAGCAGGTGTGGCGATATGCTTGCGGGAGATTTGCGAGATGTGAACCAACCCTTCCACGCCCGGATACACTTCGACAAAGGCACCGAAGGAAACCAGACGTTTCACGGTACCGGTAATCACATCACCGACTTTGATCTCATCCCCCACTTTTTCCCACGGACCCGGTTGCGTTTCCTTGATGCTCAAGCTGATCCGCTCGTTATCGCGATCCACTTTGAGCACTTTCACCTGTACTTTGTCACCTTCGGCCAATACGTCGGACGGATGTTCCACCCGGTTCCAAGCCAGCTCGGACACATGAACCAGACCATCCACGCCCCCAATATCCACGAAAGCGCCGAAGTCGGTGATCCGCTGTACCGTGCCTTCAATCACTTGACCTTCCTGCAAGCTTTCCAGTGTGGCCCGTTTCTGCTTCTCAGCTTCCTCTTCCAAAACCGCTTTATGGGACAGGATCAATTTGTTTTTGGAAGGATCGATTTCGATGACTTTCAGCGGCAAGGTACGTCCTTTGTAATCGGAGAAATCTTCCACAAAGTGACGCTCCACCAAGGAGGCCGGGATAAAGCCGCGAACGCCTACGTCTACGACCAAACCGCCTTTGACGATGTCAGCCACAGTCGCTTCCAGCGTTTCGCCGGATTCAAAATTCCGTTGCAGTTCCGCCCAGGCGCGTTCGGCATCCACCGCACGTTTGGACAGAATCAATTTATCCTCCTCGTCGTTGACGCGCAGCACTTTGACCTCCACTTCCTGTCCTTCCTGCAAAACGTCGGACACTCGATCCACATGGAGGCTGGACAACTCTGAAATCGGGATCACACCGTCAAATTTGTATCCGACGTCCACCAATGCCTGGTTGTCCTCCACCTTGGTCACTTTGCCCTTGACCACGTCCCCACGCTTCAACGGAGTCACTTCTGCCATTTCGGATTTCATTTCTTCCACCATGACGACAACCTCCTCATTTCCCTGCAAGCTGATCAGTCAATCTATCCTCTCCAAAAAATTAGAGAGCGAATGAAAACGAATGGACCGCCCGCGAGCCGGCACTCCGACGAGTCCGATGACAGGGATCGTTTTACGTGATGGCTGGACCTTCCCCATCACAACCCCCTACGATCCGGCATGTGATCGAAAACAAACGGGTGATTCCCAATGATTCGCAAGAATGGGGAAATGCCCACTCCTGTGATTTCAAGAAGACATGCGCCCGCTTTCTTTCATGATGCCCAACACCAACGGGATCAGAATGACCAGCCCGCCGATCATCCCGACCACTGCACCTATTTTTCCCAATCGCCAAGCCACAGAGAGCAGGAAGAATCCGACCAAAACGAGAACCATCACTCGCGGAAAACGTTTGACGACCGCAAGCGGATGCTGTCGCAAACGAAGCGTCAACAGGAGCCATACAACCAGAACAGCCCCGATCATCACCTTCATTGTCCGCTTCCTTCCTCGATCAGACGCCGGATTTCCGTCATGATCCGTTTGGTCGCTTCCTTGGTCGTCTCCGTGTTCACCTTGGTCTCCAACCACGGTGTCAAATCAACAGGGGGACCGAAACGAAGGCGGATGGGACGGAAAAGTCGGTAAGGGCCGATGATCGCTGCCGGCACAACGGTCGCTTTGCTTTTTAATGCGAGGAATGCCGCACCGGGTCGGCCATCGCCCAACTCCCCGGTTTTCGAACGCGTCCCTTCGGGAAAGATGACCAAAACCCGTTTCTGTTCCAACAATTCCAGAGCAAGTTTGATCGCACGTTTATCGGATGCCCCCCGTTTGACGGGAAACGCTCCCAAAGCTTGAATCAGCTGTCTGAGCAGGGGTATGCGAAACAACTCCTCTTTGGCCATGAAATGCACTTTGCGCTGAAGTGCCGAACCGACCAGCGGAGGGTCCAGATTGCCGATATGATTGCAACAAACGATAACAGGGCCGTCAGCCGGGATGTGATGCGCCCCATCAACTCTCCAGCGATAAACCAAGGTGAAAAAACAACGGCACACCCAACGCGCAAATGGATATAACATCTTACTCTCCACCGCCCACTTTGGTTCGACAGAGTTCCAAAATTCGCTCCACCACATCGTCGATGGAACGGGACGTGGTGTCGATTTCCACTGCATCATCCGCTTTGCGCAAAGGGGCGTGTTCACGAGTGGTGTCCGCTTCGTCCCGTCGTCGAATCGCTTCTTTCAATTCCTCCAAATTTGCGGAAAATCCGCGGCGCATCATTTCCAGATACCGCCGACGGGCACGCTCCTCGATGGAAGCGGTCAAAAATACTTTCACATCGGCATCGGGCAGCACATAGGTGCCGATGTCCCGGCCATCCATGACAACACCAGTCTTTTGTGCAATCGCCCGTTGTTTCTCCACCAATGCCTCCCGGACACCGGGGATTCGGGCCACTGCCGACACCTGGGCTGTCACCTCGGGGGAGCGGATCTCTTCGGTTACACGAACACCATCCACCCAAATGTCTGTCGGATGAATATCGATTTGGGTCTGCTGCGCCAAACGCGTCACAGCCACTTCATCCGACGGATTCACCTGCTCGCGCAGGGCTTTCCAAGTGACTGCCCGATACATGGCGCCGGTATCGACATACGTCAGTCCCAGCCGGTCCGCCACTTGTCGGGCAACCGTACTCTTCCCGGCACCTGCCGGGCCGTCGATCGCGACTGAAAAAGACTTCATGCCCACGATTCCTCCCATAAGCGGGATGAAATGAAAACGAGCAGGTCGAGCCTGCTCGATTGTGGATAACTTTATTCGATTCAACTCGATTTCAAGTGATCCCCTATCGAAAAACTCCGACCGTGAGACAGACAGCGATTTCGCAATCCGCTATGTATTCCTTTGTTGTCAATTCTGTTTTTAGGTTACCACAAAACCCTGTCCCGTGCAATGACCTTCACCATTTTTTTCTGTCATTTTCCCGCTGGTGGTGTGGGATCTTCGTTCACGTGAAAGGGAGGAACAGGACAGGGACCGTATCCCCGGTGGTTTCACGGGATAAACGGTCCCGTTTAAAATTTCGCGTTCTCCTTCCGGCTTGCTCGGCCTTCACCCTGCAAAGGCAGACATGCCGCCCCGCACTTCGGCTGTCGTTACAACGATGTCGTATCCGCCTTTTTCACCTTATCCACAAATTCTTCCCGTCCGTTGTCCGCATTGATGAAGATGCGGTACTGGTCATCTCCCAGCCAACCGACAAACTCGTAGCACAGGACGGGATTGCCGTCTTCACCGTAGATGACAGCCAGATTGCTCTTCTCCAGATTGAGCCGGGGATTGACCGCCTTTTCTGCCTGTTTCGCAGACAGGCGGGGACGGTGAAGCGATTTCATCACGGGATGATTGAACACGTAATCATTGGCCTGCAGCGCCATGATCTCTCCATTGTCCAGCGCCACCTTCACCGTGACGGTTTCCGGATAGATCAACACTCCCCGTTCTTGGTGAACAAACGTAAACGTCGCTGTCCGTTGCGAGGAATCATACGAAACGGCCCGCATCGTTGGATAGCCCAGCCGGTTTAAAAACCGCGATGCACGCTGCTGCGCTTCCCCGATTGACAACCGTTGCCGCTCAACCGGTCTGTCGAACATCAACCATACCAGATAGCCGCCCTTTTTGGTGAAGTCCGCATAAACCACATAACCGTCCTCCCGCTTCAACCGGGCGGAGTACGTTTGAAAGTCCCCTTTGCGGTTTTCCGTCACCACGATGCCCCGCGTGGAAGGCCGACCCAGCACAAACGCCAGTTTGTTTTTTACTTCCTGCACCGTTGCCGGCTTTCCGGGAAGCCGCACATATTGTTGTTTTTTCCTGGCTTCCTGGTTGTGAATGGTGGGTCCCCAATCCACTTCGGAATAAGCGTCCATCGTATTGTCCACTTTGCGGAACCCGTCAATGATGGTCGTGTCCATCTTTTTCCCTTCCGTGGCCAGCGCCAGTTCCACATCCATCCAACGCAAATTGCGCGACAACACCTGGGACTGCACTTTCTGCAATTCTGTCTGCACCTGACTCGCCCGTTCGTACAATGACCGCAGCGTGCCCCATTCTTTGTCCGTCAACGGTTGTTTATCAAGGTCCCTCAATCCGACGCGAAAACTGAAATCGCCCATCTTGGACAAAAATTCCTCTGTCTTGTTAAATGGCATCAATGTCAGCGGCAATTGGGAAAGATCGCTCTGCGCAGCATAAGTGAGCCGCCAGACATTGGTCAAGCAGTTGACCATGGATGGCCGCGTTTGTAAAACCAACGTTTTGCCCAACTCATCCTGCAATTGATCCAAGTGAAAATTCAGCTCGTGAAACGCTCGCTGATACTGGTTTTCCGCTTTGATCAGCACTGCATTCTTATCCTGGTTCTCTTGATAACCCCACACCACCGTACCGATCAGCGCGATCACGGCAATGGGAAACAGTATCGCGGCTATGCGTCTGTACACGTCATGATTCCTCCCTCTTCAACGACAGAAAATATGTTTGCCGATCCGTTTGACCTGCGGACGATTCCAGATCCATTTGGATGTGGCGGTAGCCGGATTGAAATAGTACAAACATCCTGACACGGGATCCCAACCATTGATCGCGTCCATCGCCGCTTTTTTGGCGGTCGCGTCGGGTGTCAACCAAATCTGACCGTCCGATACCGCCGTAAACGCTCCCGGCTCAAAGATGACACCCGGGATACTGTTGGGAAACTTGGGTGACGCCACCCGATTCAGAATGACGGCGCCGATGGCGACCTGCCCGATATACGGCTCTCCTCTTGCTTCCCCGTAAATCGCATTGGCCATCAACTGGATATCATTCGCAGAAAACTTTCCGCTGTATTTGCCCACACGGGCGGCGGAAGTGTCAAGAGAACCGGTGAGACAGAACACGAGGGTGAAACAGCTGACCAGGAGTAAAACGCGCACCGGAAACTTCCGCTTCATGCTTTCCCCCTCCATGATATTGCCTTTGGAGGTAGTCTGGGCCAAAGATTCCCCCTTTATGCAACAAAAAAAGCCGGTTTCAACCGGCTGTCACTGGCTGACAGTGCCTTGCGGTGAGACACTGTCTTTCGGAAACGTCCAAGCGAAGCATGTCACTGTTTCAGCATCGCTCGGTATGGATGTCAAAATCGGTTTGATTATCGCACAAACATTGCTTGAAACCTGTTTCAATTTGTCCTTTTCGCATACGTCCTTTCAGTACGAACCGCTCTCCGCAACGCTTGCAACGAATCCGCACCCAGTACTTGTCTTTGTTCATATGCCGCTCACCCTGATCCGTTCCCAACGTGTATGATCATTTTACCCAAATCCGTCACCTACGATACGGATACCTTACGCGTTATGTGTTCGGCAATTTTTTCTCCATGAAAGCGTCCGTTTTCGATGAAGATTTTGTTGGCGTCATGTCCCGCCGCAATGACTCCGGCAATATAAAGACCCGGCACGTCGGTTTCCATTGTGTCGGGATCATGGGTCGGTTCCCCCGTCTTTGGATCGAACGTCACCCCCAATGTTTCCATCAGGGAACGGTCCGGTCGGTATCCGGTCATGGCGAATACCGCATCATTGGCAATTTCCAACCGCCGCCCCTCCTGCTCCAGAACGACGGTATCCGGTTTGATTTCCCGTACTTCGCTGTTCCAATACATATGGATCCAGCCTTTGCGGATCGCGCTTTCGATTACCGGCTTCAACCAGGCTTTGACACTGTCGGTAAACGCCGATCGGCGATAGGACATCGTCACCTTTGCCCCGGCCCGATAGAGTTCCAACGCGGCGATCACCGCCGAATTTTTCCCTCCGACCACCAGCACTTCCAATCCCGAAAACGGATGTCCTTCCTCAAAATAATGATGTACTTTGGGCAGATCTTCTCCGGGAATCCCCATCAAATTGGGATTGTCATAATAACCGGTGGCAATGACGACGTGACGGGTTCGATACTGAAGGGATCGACCGTTTTTCTCCGTCTGTACGTCAAAAACGCCGTCGTCGTCTTTCTCCACGCGCACCACTTTTTCGTACGTACGGATGCGTAAATCATATTTTTCCGCTACCGTGCGATAATATACCAACGCCTCGTGACGGGTCGGCTTTTCACGGGCGGTCACGAACGGCACATCCCCGATCTCCAGCAATTCCGGGGTACTGAAAAAGGTCATGTGTGTGGGAAAATGATAAATCGAATTGACCAAGCATCCTTTTTCAATCACCAACGGGGAAAGCCCCCGGTTTTTCGCTTCCACCGCAACGGATAATCCACACGGTCCCGCTCCGATGATGATCAGATCTTCCATTGCTTCACCACCCCTGACGATGAAAACACCCTGAGACAGGGTGTTTTCTATTCAGCATTTCTTTATTATTTTATTATACCCAACCGCGGAAACGGGAGGCTTCGGCCATTTTTCGCACGCCCACCATGTAAGCGGCAAGGCGCATGTCCACGTTGCGGGATTGTGCTGTATGATAGACGTTTTCAAATGCTTTGACCATGATTTCTTCCAGTTTCCGCTCCACTTCTTCTTCGGACCAATAATAACCCTGATTGTTCTGTACCCATTCGAAATACGAAACCGTCACGCCACCTGCACTGGCCAACACGTCAGGGACGAGCAAAATCCCCCGCTCGTGCAGAATGCGTGTCGCCTCCAAGGTGGTCGGGCCGTTGGCCGCTTCAACGACAATGTTGGCACGGATGCGATGCGCATTGGATGCTGTAATTTGGTTTTCCACCGCTGCCGGTACCAAAATGTCGCAATCCAACTCGAGCAGTTCCTGGTTGGTGATCGTATCTTTGAACAGCTTGGTTACCGTTCCGAACGAGTCGCGTCGATCGAGAAGATAGTCGATATCCAATCCGTTTTCATCATACAAACCGCCGTAGGCGTCGGAAATGCCGATAATCTTGGCCCCCGCATCACTCATGAACTTCGCGAGGAAGCTGCCGGCATTGCCAAAGCCCTGGATTACAACCCTGGCGCCTTTGATGTCCAGGTTGCGCTTCTTGGCCGCTTCGCGGATCATGATCGTCACACCTTTGGCCGTAGCCGTCTCCCTGCCCCGGGACCCGCCCAGCACGAGCGGTTTGCCGGTGATGAATCCGGGGGAGTCAAATTCGCGAATTCGGCTGTATTCATCCATCATCCACGCCATGATCTGTGAGTTGGTAAATACATCCGGCGCGGGAATATCTTTGGTCGGACCCACAATTTGGCTGATCGCCCGAACATAGCCGCGTGAAAGCCGTTCCAATTCGCGGAAGGACATCTGCCGCGGATCGCAGACGATCCCGCCTTTCCCGCCGCCGTACGGCAAATCGACGATTCCCGCTTTCAAACTCATCCAAATCGAAAGCGCTTTCACTTCATTTTCCGTTACATCCGGATGAAAGCGCACACCGCCCTTTGTCGGACCGACTGCGTCATTGTGCTGTGCGCGGTAGCCTGTAAACACCTTGACGGAACCATCGTCCATCCGCACCGGGATTCGGACCGTCAACACGCGCAAAGGCTCCTTCAACAGTTCGTA from Polycladomyces zharkentensis carries:
- a CDS encoding Glu/Leu/Phe/Val family dehydrogenase yields the protein MGQQSERTNESVEPKENLDVLASTQVVIKQALEKLGYPEHVYELLKEPLRVLTVRIPVRMDDGSVKVFTGYRAQHNDAVGPTKGGVRFHPDVTENEVKALSIWMSLKAGIVDLPYGGGKGGIVCDPRQMSFRELERLSRGYVRAISQIVGPTKDIPAPDVFTNSQIMAWMMDEYSRIREFDSPGFITGKPLVLGGSRGRETATAKGVTIMIREAAKKRNLDIKGARVVIQGFGNAGSFLAKFMSDAGAKIIGISDAYGGLYDENGLDIDYLLDRRDSFGTVTKLFKDTITNQELLELDCDILVPAAVENQITASNAHRIRANIVVEAANGPTTLEATRILHERGILLVPDVLASAGGVTVSYFEWVQNNQGYYWSEEEVERKLEEIMVKAFENVYHTAQSRNVDMRLAAYMVGVRKMAEASRFRGWV
- a CDS encoding YpdA family putative bacillithiol disulfide reductase, producing the protein MEDLIIIGAGPCGLSVAVEAKNRGLSPLVIEKGCLVNSIYHFPTHMTFFSTPELLEIGDVPFVTAREKPTRHEALVYYRTVAEKYDLRIRTYEKVVRVEKDDDGVFDVQTEKNGRSLQYRTRHVVIATGYYDNPNLMGIPGEDLPKVHHYFEEGHPFSGLEVLVVGGKNSAVIAALELYRAGAKVTMSYRRSAFTDSVKAWLKPVIESAIRKGWIHMYWNSEVREIKPDTVVLEQEGRRLEIANDAVFAMTGYRPDRSLMETLGVTFDPKTGEPTHDPDTMETDVPGLYIAGVIAAGHDANKIFIENGRFHGEKIAEHITRKVSVS
- the cmk gene encoding (d)CMP kinase; the encoded protein is MKSFSVAIDGPAGAGKSTVARQVADRLGLTYVDTGAMYRAVTWKALREQVNPSDEVAVTRLAQQTQIDIHPTDIWVDGVRVTEEIRSPEVTAQVSAVARIPGVREALVEKQRAIAQKTGVVMDGRDIGTYVLPDADVKVFLTASIEERARRRYLEMMRRGFSANLEELKEAIRRRDEADTTREHAPLRKADDAVEIDTTSRSIDDVVERILELCRTKVGGGE
- a CDS encoding lysophospholipid acyltransferase family protein; the protein is MLYPFARWVCRCFFTLVYRWRVDGAHHIPADGPVIVCCNHIGNLDPPLVGSALQRKVHFMAKEELFRIPLLRQLIQALGAFPVKRGASDKRAIKLALELLEQKRVLVIFPEGTRSKTGELGDGRPGAAFLALKSKATVVPAAIIGPYRLFRPIRLRFGPPVDLTPWLETKVNTETTKEATKRIMTEIRRLIEEGSGQ
- the ypeB gene encoding germination protein YpeB; this translates as MYRRIAAILFPIAVIALIGTVVWGYQENQDKNAVLIKAENQYQRAFHELNFHLDQLQDELGKTLVLQTRPSMVNCLTNVWRLTYAAQSDLSQLPLTLMPFNKTEEFLSKMGDFSFRVGLRDLDKQPLTDKEWGTLRSLYERASQVQTELQKVQSQVLSRNLRWMDVELALATEGKKMDTTIIDGFRKVDNTMDAYSEVDWGPTIHNQEARKKQQYVRLPGKPATVQEVKNKLAFVLGRPSTRGIVVTENRKGDFQTYSARLKREDGYVVYADFTKKGGYLVWLMFDRPVERQRLSIGEAQQRASRFLNRLGYPTMRAVSYDSSQRTATFTFVHQERGVLIYPETVTVKVALDNGEIMALQANDYVFNHPVMKSLHRPRLSAKQAEKAVNPRLNLEKSNLAVIYGEDGNPVLCYEFVGWLGDDQYRIFINADNGREEFVDKVKKADTTSL